A single region of the Branchiostoma lanceolatum isolate klBraLanc5 chromosome 1, klBraLanc5.hap2, whole genome shotgun sequence genome encodes:
- the LOC136446888 gene encoding coiled-coil domain-containing protein 63-like, with product MHRAASRRSEASEPDMDGMAESELSKLQRQYRIMEGDRKAYCEESQNIIRKQKAMIEALQAEQTEIKTDLTLAESRQNQIKDGDNTHSLKDLVESKDSYEDLIAEEKQTIAELDAKIRSMERKIKMQHKTMGGVHASHQRHTQTQKMIRVLENRLHKATVEFNDMLTENSTLREEIDHLRTERNVFDNLYKKLSKELNEKKKEMGEIIEQSTSAYDARDEAQAKMMGLKDRSEKDLAQYNMELKELMRIIDHDAKLKQFMTMKTQERAEMQEEEELKGKKKEEEKPVGGEETVETYEAAFTRIKEVTGEEDIDTLVKKFIATEDKNFALFNYVNELNNEVELLQEQIQEIKDEIAKFKAQGIEMEKQRKEIMKDLEAKATSSTQQADQHEQQQKSTNKILEQLKAAVESVFTKINCDRSVITDMLGGSEGVTENNMMQYLGLIEQKTNDLLQMQAFLELKEAEQKGEETGRPATTTLAIGPSVPPIPATMLNIAAPSTGDDYESESESDDNGDYNRPMSQDELKAKVMRSITKKEQAPKKRASSPTGDKHDKPRPGSKQEKIKKPTKR from the exons ATGCATCGTGCAGCAAGCAGACGTTCGGAGGCGAGTGAGCCCGACATGGACGGGATGGCGGAGAGCGAGCTGTCCAAGTTACAGCGCCAGTACCGCATCATGGAGGGGGACCGTAAGGCGTACTGCGAAGAATCCCAGAACATCATTCGCAAGCAGAA AGCCATGATTGAAGCTCTCCAGGCGGAGCAGACGGAGATTAAGACAGACCTGACGCTGGCGGAGAGCCGACAGAACCAGATTAAGGACGGAGACAACACCCACTCCCTGAAGGACCTTGTCGAGAGTAAGGACAGCTACGAGGATCTCATCGCTGAGGAGAAACAGACCATCGCTGAACTGGATGCAAAG ATTCGATCCATGGAGCGCAAGATTAAGATGCAGCATAAGACCATGGGAGGGGTCCACGCATCTCACCAgaggcacacacagacacagaagatGATTCGGGTGTTGGAGAATAGGCTGCACAAG GCTACTGTGGAATTCAACGACATGTTGACGGAGAATTCCACGCTGCGAGAGGAAATCGACCACCTGCGTACGGAGAGAAACGTGTTTGACAACCTGTACAAGAAGTTGTCCAAAGAGCTGaatgagaagaagaaggagatggGAGAGATTATTGAGCAGTCCACCTCAGCATATGATGCCAG GGATGAGGCCCAGGCTAAGATGATGGGTCTGAAGGACCGCAGTGAGAAGGACCTGGCACAGTACAACATGGAGCTGAAGGAGCTCATGCGCATCATCGACCACGACGCCAAACTCAAGCAGTTCATGACCATGAAGACCCAGGAGAGGGCTGAGatgcaggaggaggaggagctcAAGGGGAAGAAAAAAG AGGAAGAGAAGCCAGTTGGAGGAGAAGAAACAGTAGAAACATATGAGGCTGCCTTCACGCGAATCAAGGAGGTCACGGGAGAGGAAGACATCGACACTCTTGTCAAGAAGTTCATCGCTACAGAGGACAAGAACTTTGCACTGTTTAATTATGTTAACGAGCTGAATAACGAGGTGGAGCTCCTGCAGGAACAGATCCAGGAGATCAAGGATGAGATCGCCAAGTTTAAAGCTCAGGGCATCGAGATGGAGAAACAGAGGAAGGAGATCATGAAAGACCTGGAG GCAAAGGCGACATCATCCACCCAGCAGGCTGACCAACACGAGCAGCAGCAGAAAAGTACCAACAAGATCCTGGAGCAGCTGAAGGCCGCCGTGGAGTCCGTCTTCACCAAGATCAACTGTGACCGCTCCGTCATCACCGACATGCTGGGGGGCAGCGAGGGAGTCACGGAGAACAACATGATGCAATACCTGGGTCTGATCGAACAGAAGACTAACGACCTACTACAGATGCAGGCTTTCTTGGAATTGAAG GAGGCTGAACAGAAAGGCGAGGAGACAGGCAGGCCGGCCACCACCACCCTGGCCATTGGTCCCAGTGTTCCCCCCATCCCTGCCACCATGCTGAACATCGCTGCACCGTCAACTGg CGATGATTACGAGAGTGAATCAGAATCGGACGACAACGGTGATTACAACCGACCCATGTCCCAAGACGAACTGAAGGCAAAGGTCATGCGCAGCATCACCAAGAAAGAGCAGGCGCCAAAGAAGCGTGCAAGCTCGCCAACGGGAGACAAACACGACAAACCGCGCCCGGGAAGCAAGCAGGAAAAAATCAAGAAGCCAACGAAGAGATAA